The Paenibacillus sp. RUD330 genome has a segment encoding these proteins:
- a CDS encoding YutD-like domain-containing protein, with product MIFVGTRKYELIHEHKTAWNAEVFRDRYSDILERYDYILGDWGYSQLRLKGFYRDDSPKANRDTAFSAIMEYVNEYCNFGCAYFIMELKEPLSADPDAPPEEPGPDDIVIVPGVRRFEEDSYSRPPAADRRGRGDRSSGKRGSDQADGNDAKQGEAAAEAGGAGEAAAATERRGSRQGQQGGRPGGGKRQGSGGERRGPRRDAAAPAAPSERREQASSGDRRPPRREPAAEGGGERREQDGGESRRERRGQAAAERPREAAPAPEARSERREHQSGGKRRSGRSGGYPRRDGDTASAGQGAGAEQKSGGSKKRPSPPPTPPPTS from the coding sequence TGATATTCGTCGGCACGAGAAAGTACGAGCTTATCCATGAGCACAAAACCGCTTGGAATGCGGAGGTGTTCCGCGATCGCTACAGCGACATCCTGGAGCGCTACGATTATATTCTCGGCGACTGGGGCTACAGCCAGCTGAGGCTCAAGGGCTTCTATCGGGACGATAGTCCCAAAGCGAACCGGGACACCGCCTTTTCCGCCATCATGGAATATGTCAATGAATATTGCAATTTCGGGTGCGCTTACTTCATCATGGAGCTGAAGGAGCCGCTCAGCGCCGATCCGGATGCTCCTCCGGAGGAGCCGGGTCCGGACGACATCGTGATCGTGCCCGGCGTGCGCCGATTCGAAGAGGACAGCTACAGCCGGCCGCCGGCAGCTGATCGGCGCGGCCGCGGCGACCGCTCCTCCGGCAAGCGCGGCAGCGACCAAGCGGACGGCAACGACGCGAAGCAAGGCGAGGCCGCTGCGGAAGCCGGCGGCGCCGGAGAAGCCGCAGCCGCCACCGAGCGGCGCGGCTCGCGCCAGGGCCAGCAGGGCGGCCGCCCTGGCGGCGGCAAGCGCCAAGGCTCCGGCGGCGAGCGCCGCGGACCGCGGCGCGACGCCGCCGCGCCGGCTGCGCCGAGCGAGCGCCGCGAGCAGGCTTCGAGCGGCGATCGGCGTCCGCCGCGCCGCGAGCCCGCCGCTGAAGGCGGAGGCGAACGCCGCGAGCAGGACGGCGGCGAGAGCCGGCGGGAGCGGCGCGGCCAAGCGGCGGCGGAACGCCCGCGCGAAGCCGCCCCCGCTCCCGAAGCCCGCAGCGAAAGGCGCGAGCATCAGTCGGGGGGCAAGCGGCGCTCCGGCAGGAGCGGCGGATATCCCCGCCGCGACGGCGACACGGCGAGCGCAGGCCAAGGGGCGGGCGCGGAGCAGAAGTCCGGAGGAAGCAAGAAGCGTCCTTCACCGCCTCCGACCCCGCCTCCGACCAGCTAA
- a CDS encoding NAD kinase produces MNYVVLSRGDRYSNELTERFHLLAASRGFVRNDKKPDTVVSIGGDGTLLHAFHTYLDRVDDIAFVGVHTGHLGFYADWKADEIEQLIEMMAEQKPRIVRYPIAQIELDTPEGVTGYLALNEFTLKGVDGTLVVQVNINDEPFETFRGDGMVISTPSGSTAYNKSLNGAVIHPSIPSLQLAEIASINNRVYRTLGTSVILPEHHHCDIVSKKDQRLLLTIDHLSIERADIRSIRCSVAPAKISFARYRPFPFWNRVRDAFIDFSDN; encoded by the coding sequence ATCAATTATGTGGTACTCAGCAGAGGCGACCGGTATTCCAATGAATTGACGGAGCGTTTCCACCTGCTGGCTGCGTCACGAGGCTTCGTTCGCAACGACAAGAAGCCGGATACCGTCGTTTCCATTGGCGGGGATGGCACCCTGCTCCATGCTTTCCATACTTATTTGGACCGAGTCGACGACATCGCCTTCGTCGGCGTCCATACCGGCCATCTCGGCTTCTACGCCGACTGGAAGGCCGATGAGATCGAGCAGCTCATCGAGATGATGGCCGAGCAGAAGCCGCGCATCGTCCGTTATCCGATCGCCCAGATCGAACTGGATACCCCGGAGGGAGTAACCGGATATTTGGCCTTGAACGAATTCACGCTCAAGGGCGTCGACGGCACTCTCGTCGTGCAGGTCAACATCAACGACGAGCCCTTCGAGACCTTCCGCGGCGACGGCATGGTCATATCGACGCCGTCGGGCAGCACCGCTTACAACAAGAGCCTCAACGGAGCTGTCATCCACCCATCCATTCCTTCCCTCCAGCTCGCGGAGATCGCATCGATCAACAACCGCGTCTACCGGACGCTCGGCACCTCGGTCATCCTGCCCGAGCATCACCACTGCGACATCGTCTCCAAAAAGGACCAGAGGCTGCTGCTGACGATCGATCATCTGAGCATCGAGAGGGCGGATATCCGCTCCATCCGCTGCAGCGTCGCTCCAGCCAAAATCAGCTTCGCACGCTACCGTCCGTTCCCTTTCTGGAACCGGGTGCGCGATGCGTTCATCGACTTCAGCGACAATTGA
- the ylbJ gene encoding sporulation integral membrane protein YlbJ — protein MARMLLHPSTVTAFCAALLVALMAVFPEPVLHSSLRGLAIWWEVLFPALFPFFVISELMLGIGIVHFMGKLMDPFMRPLFRIPGNGGFVLAMGYLSGYPVGARLTSQLRDQQLLTRVEGERLVAITTTSDPIFLIGAVSVGFFHQQALAPILAAAHYGGSLIVGMLMRFHGARELDTALRAGHSGTGKKQRGLSAALKAMHEARLLDGRSFSVLLKDSIASGLRLMVVVGGLVVVFSVLMELLRQASVLGALEHSVAALFVLFGLSGDMAAPFVSGLFEVTLGAKASAEAGVPLIHQAAAAAWVLSWAGLSVHAQIASLLSHTGLRYRPFLLARLAHGLIAAALVYLLWGWLGPG, from the coding sequence ATGGCAAGAATGCTGCTTCATCCCAGTACCGTGACCGCCTTCTGCGCGGCGCTGCTTGTGGCGCTGATGGCCGTTTTTCCCGAACCGGTCCTCCATTCTTCCTTGAGAGGACTAGCCATCTGGTGGGAAGTTCTTTTTCCTGCGCTCTTTCCTTTTTTCGTCATCTCGGAGCTGATGCTCGGCATAGGAATCGTCCACTTCATGGGCAAGCTGATGGATCCGTTCATGCGTCCGCTTTTTCGGATTCCCGGCAACGGCGGCTTCGTGCTCGCAATGGGCTATTTGTCTGGGTATCCGGTCGGCGCCAGGCTCACCTCCCAGCTGCGCGACCAGCAGCTCCTCACGCGGGTGGAAGGAGAGCGGCTCGTCGCCATCACGACGACCTCGGATCCCATCTTCCTGATCGGAGCCGTGTCGGTCGGCTTCTTCCACCAGCAGGCTCTTGCCCCGATTCTTGCAGCCGCCCATTACGGCGGCAGCCTCATCGTCGGCATGCTCATGCGTTTCCACGGTGCCAGGGAATTGGATACAGCCCTGCGAGCCGGACATTCCGGTACGGGAAAGAAGCAACGCGGCCTAAGCGCGGCCTTGAAGGCGATGCACGAAGCGAGGCTGCTCGACGGACGCTCCTTCAGCGTGCTGCTCAAGGATTCCATCGCTTCCGGCCTCAGGCTCATGGTCGTTGTCGGAGGCCTCGTCGTCGTGTTCTCCGTGCTGATGGAGCTGCTGCGCCAAGCCTCGGTGCTAGGGGCGCTGGAGCATTCCGTCGCAGCCTTGTTTGTTCTGTTCGGCTTGTCCGGCGATATGGCCGCTCCTTTCGTAAGCGGGCTGTTCGAGGTCACTCTCGGCGCCAAGGCTTCTGCCGAAGCCGGAGTGCCGCTCATCCATCAGGCAGCGGCCGCCGCATGGGTGCTGAGCTGGGCCGGACTGTCCGTCCATGCCCAGATCGCCAGCCTGCTCAGCCATACCGGCTTGCGCTACCGTCCCTTCCTGCTCGCAAGGCTCGCGCACGGCCTTATCGCTGCGGCGCTTGTCTATCTGCTGTGGGGGTGGCTCGGACCGGGCTGA
- a CDS encoding globin codes for MNRYNSLYELMGGHETVARMVEAFYPRVQKDELLSPLFQRDIGPVMEKQIQFLTQFFGGPALFSDQHGHPMMRARHLPFAITKEHAAAWLACMSGALEEIGMPEDLKSHVLERLSGPAHHFVNTASDGGNES; via the coding sequence ATGAATAGATATAACAGCCTATACGAATTGATGGGCGGCCATGAGACTGTAGCAAGAATGGTGGAGGCCTTTTATCCTAGAGTCCAAAAGGACGAGCTGCTGTCACCGCTGTTTCAGCGGGACATCGGACCGGTTATGGAAAAGCAAATCCAATTTCTGACCCAGTTTTTCGGCGGACCTGCTTTGTTTTCCGATCAGCACGGGCATCCGATGATGCGCGCCCGCCATCTTCCATTCGCGATTACGAAGGAACATGCCGCTGCTTGGCTCGCCTGCATGAGCGGGGCTCTGGAGGAGATCGGCATGCCGGAGGATTTGAAGTCCCATGTGCTGGAGCGGCTGTCAGGACCTGCCCATCATTTCGTCAATACCGCTTCGGACGGAGGCAACGAAAGCTAA